A genomic segment from Aegilops tauschii subsp. strangulata cultivar AL8/78 chromosome 1, Aet v6.0, whole genome shotgun sequence encodes:
- the LOC109741527 gene encoding protein FON2 SPARE1 — protein sequence MRRPGGAAPVVVLLLWLAALTFAFHGCGGGLLVRRGSSVAVERDRRPASLPRKMLLAVESQSLDPSSAAGAPQDQHHHHHHHHHRGGHHHRQRHHRLPSKWNWQRVPPSAAPGDGQEIDPRYGVEKRLVPTGPNPLHH from the coding sequence ATGAGACGACCCGGCGGCGCCGCTcccgtcgtcgtcctcctcctctggcTCGCCGCGCTCACCTTCGCCTTccacggctgcggcggcggcctccttgTCAGGCGCGGAAGCTCGGTGGCCGTCGAGCGGGATCGTCGTCCGGCCTCTCTTCCCAGGAAGATGCTTCTCGCCGTGGAGAGCCAGAGCCTCGACCCCTCGTCGGCCGCCGGTGCTCCACAggatcaacaccaccaccaccatcaccaccatcatcGTGGTGGTCACCACCATCGTCAACGGCACCACCGCCTCCCCAGCAAATGGAACTGGCAGAGAGTCCCGCCGTCCGCCGCTCCCGGGGACGGCCAGGAGATCGACCCGCGGTACGGCGTGGAGAAGAGGCTCGTTCCAACAGGCCCGAACCCGTTGCATCACTGA